The Polyangium mundeleinium genome contains the following window.
GCTCGACGCGAAGCGGTGAGGCGTGCGCGAGCGAGCGCCGATGACAGCGCTTGTTTTGCCGGCCGACCGGTGGTGGGCTAGAAGACGGCTGGGGCGGCGAGGAGCCGAGCGAGAAGCCTTGGGGTGAGCAGCGGGGGCATGACGGGAGGGATGGCCACGGAGTTCGAGCGGCTCTACCGAAGCATCTTCGAGCACGCGTTCGACGGGATCCTCGTCGCGGACGACGAGGGGCGCCTCCTCGACGTGAACCCGCGCGCCTGTGAGCTTTTGCGCGCCCCTCGCGACGAGCTCTTGCGATGGACCGTGTTCGATCTCCGGCCCCCCGAGCTCGCGGCCGAGCTCCGGGAGGCGTGGCCGGCGTTCCTCGAAGCCGGACGCTTCAAGGCCGAGGGGCCGTTCCAACGCGCCGACGGGACCACGTTCATCGGTGAGTTCGCGGCGCAGACCCATTTCATACCGGGCAGACACCTGTCGACCCTCCGCGACGTCAGCGCACGAAAGCAATCCGAGGAGGCGCTGCGCCTGAGCGAACAGCGCCTCGCCCGCGCCCAGCGGATCGCAAAGATCGGGAGCTGGGAGTGGGTGGCCGCGACGGACGAGACGACGTGGTCGGACGAGGTGTTCCGTCTCTTCGGCCTCCCCCCCTCGGATGAAAAAAAAGCCTACGGGGAGTTCCTCGCATTCGTGCACCCGCTCGACCGCGCGCGCGTGGACGAAGCGGTGCAACGAGCCCTCCGCGGGCTCGCGACCTATTCGATCGATTACCGCATCTCCGCCGCCGACGGGGTCGAGCGGATCGTGCACGCGGAAGGGGACGTGGTCCGCGACGAGGCGGGGCGCATGCGCAGCATGACCGGGACGATGCAGGACGTGACTGCGCAGCGGAGGGCGGACATGGCGCTGCAGAAGAGCGAGCTTCTCTTCCGGCAGGTGCTCGAGACCTTGCCGGTCGGGGTGTGGGTCTCCGACGAGCACGGCCAGTCCGTCCTGGCGAACCCCGCGGCGAGGCGTATCTGGGGCGGGCTCGTCGGGCCCGAACGGCTCGGCGAATACAAGGCGTGGTGGGTCGCAACGGGCAAGAAGGTGAAGCCCGATGAATGGGCGCTCCTCCGCGCGGTGCGGGCGGGGGAGACCTCGCAGAACGAGCTCGTCGAGATCGAGACCTTCGACGGCCGCCGCAGGCTCGTCCTGAATTCGGCGGCGCCGGTGCGTGATGCAGAGGGGCGCATCCTCGGGGCCTTCGCCATCAACGACGACGTGACCGAGCAGCGGCGGCTCGAAGCGGAGCGCGAGGCGCTCGTCCGCGCTTTCGCAACCGAGCGGCGCTGGCTCCGGACGGTGATCGACGGTTCGCCGATCGGCATCGTGCTCTGCGAGCTGACCGAGGAGCCGCGGTTCATCCTGAACCGGAGGGCCGAGGAGCTCTTCGGCGTGACCGGGCCCATCGAGGACGTGCTCGGCCTGTTGCGGGAGCGGCTCTACCACCCGGACGGCTCGCGCGTGCCGCACGGGGATCTGTCCGTCGAGCGGTGTATGCGCGGCGACGTGGTGACCGGTCGGGAGCTTTTGGTCCGGATCCCCGACAAACCCGACGTGCCGATCTTGACGAATGCATCGCCCATTCGTAGCGAGGAGGGCCAGATGCTCGGCGCCGTCGTGACCTACGAGGACATCGGCCCGCTGAAGGAGCTCGAGCGATTGCGGCAGGAATGGACGAGCGTGGTGGCGCATGACCTGCGCCAGCCGGTCACGACCATCATGACCCTCGCGTCGATGCTCGCGCGCCTGCCCGATCCCACGGCGCGCCGCCGCGCCGAGCGGATCGTCGCGAGCACGGAGCGGCTCGAACGGATGATCGGCGATCTGCTCGATCTCTCGCGGATCGAGGCCCACCGGCTCACGCTCGTGCGCGCGCCGACCGATGTCCCGGCGCTGCTCACGCACGTCATCGAGGCGAGCGAGGCCTGCGAGCGCGTGACGCTCTCGATCTGCGGCGAGCTGCCCGCCGTATCCGTGGATGCGCAGCGGATCGAGCAGGTGGCGGAAAACCTCCTGTCGAACGCGCTCAAATATGGCGCGCCCGGGACGCCGATCGAGGTCGTCGCGGAAGTGCGTGGCAACGAGATCGTGGTGACGGTGCGCAATCAGGGGCCCGGGATCACCACCGAGGACATGCGGGCCTTGTTCGAGCGGTTCCAGCGGGGGCACGCGCGCGGCAGCACGATCAAAGGGCTCGGGCTCGGGCTTTACATCGTGCGGGGCCTCGTGGAGGCACACGGGGGGCGGGTCGAGGCCGAGAGCGTGCCCGGAGAAACCACGACCTTTTCGTTTTCCCTGCCCATCACCGAGAGACCCGAGGGCGCGCAGGCGGACTGAATCGCGCGTCCTCGTCTCCGGGATCGAGCGGCAGCCAAGCGAGCCGGGAGGTCGCGACGTGGGGCGAGCCATCCCATTCGAATGGCATTGTCAACGTGACAGACTGCCGTGGGCATGTCTTACTGCGTGGGATTCAGGCGCTCATCCGCGCGCGGCAGGGCGCATTGGGGAAAATATGGTGGGGGCCAACGAGGTCGTCTTTTCCGATCACGCAGGTGCATTTTCGAAACTCGCGGCGGGCCTTCTGAGCAGCGAGATCGAGCCACGGGACGCGCACCGGCTCACGGTCGAGCTCGTGGCATCGGCGCTCGGCGCAGACGTGACGCTCGTCTATGGCCTCAGCGGGGATGAGCGCATGCTCGCCGTCTCGGCGCATCGCGGCGCCTCCGAAGCGCTGCTCGCTCGCATCGGCTCGCTCCCGCTCGAATCGGCGAGCCTGGCAGCCCGGGTGGCGCGCGCGCGGAAGGCCGCGGACGTCGATATCGCAGCCAAGGACGTCCTCGTGGACCTCCGCGTGGCCGCCGAGCTCGGCTGCGGCCAGCGAGCCCTGGCCGCGCCGCTCGTCTCCGCAGAGCGTCTGCTCGGCGTGCTGGTTTGCTTCACGCCGCGGGCCGAAAGCGGCCGGGATCGAGCCTTGCCCATGCTCTCGGCGCTCACCGGCTTGATCGCGGCCTCGCTTTCGGCCGCGACCCAGGCGACCCTGGAGCACGATCGGAGGTACCGGAAGCTCTTCGAGCACGCGCTCGACGGCATCATCGTCACGGACGACGAAGGGCGCCTGGTCGACGTCAATCCGCGCACGTGCGAGCTGCTCCGCGCGTCGCGGGACGAGCTCTTGCGGCGGACCTGGTTGGATCTCAAGCCCCCCGAGCTCGCGTCCCAGGTCCGGGCGAACTGGTCCCAATTCCTCACGACAGGGCGCTGCAACGCCGAGGGACCGTTCCGGCGCGCCGACGGCACGACGTTCGTCGGGGAGGTCACCGCGCAGGCCCATTTCCTTCCGGGCAGGCACATGGGGATCCTCCGGGACGTCACGGCGCGCAAGCAATCCGAGGAGGCGCTTCGCCGGAGCGAGGAGCGCCTCGCCCGTGCCCAGCGGATCGCCCACATCGGGAGCTGGGAATGGGACATCGACACGAACGAGGTCGCCTGGTCGGACGAATGCGACCGTCTCTTTGGCCTGCCCCCCGGCGCGGGCAAGATGACCTACGAGCAGTTCTTCTCGTTCGTGCACCCGGACGATCACGCGGAGGTGGACGAGGCCGTCCGACGCGCCCTCGGCGGGTC
Protein-coding sequences here:
- a CDS encoding PAS domain-containing sensor histidine kinase, which gives rise to MTGGMATEFERLYRSIFEHAFDGILVADDEGRLLDVNPRACELLRAPRDELLRWTVFDLRPPELAAELREAWPAFLEAGRFKAEGPFQRADGTTFIGEFAAQTHFIPGRHLSTLRDVSARKQSEEALRLSEQRLARAQRIAKIGSWEWVAATDETTWSDEVFRLFGLPPSDEKKAYGEFLAFVHPLDRARVDEAVQRALRGLATYSIDYRISAADGVERIVHAEGDVVRDEAGRMRSMTGTMQDVTAQRRADMALQKSELLFRQVLETLPVGVWVSDEHGQSVLANPAARRIWGGLVGPERLGEYKAWWVATGKKVKPDEWALLRAVRAGETSQNELVEIETFDGRRRLVLNSAAPVRDAEGRILGAFAINDDVTEQRRLEAEREALVRAFATERRWLRTVIDGSPIGIVLCELTEEPRFILNRRAEELFGVTGPIEDVLGLLRERLYHPDGSRVPHGDLSVERCMRGDVVTGRELLVRIPDKPDVPILTNASPIRSEEGQMLGAVVTYEDIGPLKELERLRQEWTSVVAHDLRQPVTTIMTLASMLARLPDPTARRRAERIVASTERLERMIGDLLDLSRIEAHRLTLVRAPTDVPALLTHVIEASEACERVTLSICGELPAVSVDAQRIEQVAENLLSNALKYGAPGTPIEVVAEVRGNEIVVTVRNQGPGITTEDMRALFERFQRGHARGSTIKGLGLGLYIVRGLVEAHGGRVEAESVPGETTTFSFSLPITERPEGAQAD